The following coding sequences lie in one Azospirillum humicireducens genomic window:
- a CDS encoding ornithine cyclodeaminase family protein: protein MRTVSAAELRSVLHHRMLIERLRQSFRAGVEAPPAHRHRVETYGASDAALLLAPAWQVNQSVGVRIDTVFPDNAGGDLPTTQGVYLLADGKTGVPQALLDSSAALARRSGAAASALAASYLARPDAERLLVVGTGPLALELIEAHTAVRTIRHVLVWGRDPQKAKRIAARFHRPKFRIDATGDLEGAVRGADIVACATTAREPLIRGDWLRPGQHLDLLGGVAPEMREADDGCIRRSRVFVDRRDRKALEAGDIAQPMASGLLTADDIAGDLFDLSRGERAGRRFYDQITLFKSVGTALADLCAAQMAVEMVLHNDSIR from the coding sequence ATGCGCACGGTCAGCGCCGCCGAGCTTCGTTCCGTCCTGCACCACCGCATGCTGATCGAACGGCTGCGGCAGAGTTTCCGTGCCGGCGTGGAGGCTCCGCCGGCGCATCGCCACCGGGTGGAGACCTACGGGGCCAGCGACGCCGCCCTGCTGCTGGCGCCGGCCTGGCAGGTGAACCAGTCTGTCGGGGTGCGGATCGACACCGTCTTTCCCGACAATGCCGGCGGCGACCTGCCGACCACCCAGGGCGTCTATCTGTTGGCCGACGGCAAGACCGGGGTGCCGCAGGCGCTGCTGGACTCCTCCGCGGCGCTCGCCCGGCGCAGCGGTGCCGCGGCCTCGGCGCTCGCCGCCTCCTATCTGGCGCGGCCGGATGCGGAACGCCTGCTGGTTGTCGGCACCGGCCCTCTTGCCCTGGAACTGATCGAGGCCCACACCGCCGTGCGGACGATCCGCCATGTGCTGGTCTGGGGCCGCGACCCGCAGAAGGCCAAGCGCATCGCCGCCCGCTTCCACCGGCCGAAATTCCGGATCGATGCGACCGGCGATCTGGAGGGCGCGGTGCGTGGAGCCGACATCGTCGCCTGCGCCACCACGGCGCGCGAGCCGCTGATCCGCGGCGACTGGCTGCGGCCGGGCCAGCATCTCGACCTGCTGGGCGGGGTGGCGCCGGAGATGCGCGAGGCCGACGACGGCTGTATCCGCCGGTCGCGCGTCTTCGTCGATCGCCGCGACCGCAAGGCGTTGGAGGCTGGCGACATTGCCCAGCCGATGGCGTCCGGCCTGCTGACCGCGGACGACATCGCCGGCGACCTGTTCGACCTCAGCCGCGGCGAGCGGGCGGGACGCCGTTTCTACGACCAGATCACCCTGTTCAAATCCGTCGGCACGGCGCTGGCCGACCTCTGCGCCGCCCAGATGGCGGTGGAGATGGTTCTGCACAACGATTCCATCCGTTAG
- a CDS encoding lipopolysaccharide assembly protein LapA domain-containing protein, with the protein MRHISWIVTLPVALVAILFAISNRGIVTLSLWPLPFTLDTPVYLAALVALLLGFLAGGFIVWNSQRRHRRRARREGNRVLYLERELKEAQARAAAAEKRLAESTRPVSGPLPGSSGGLPVPAAETSAPTVH; encoded by the coding sequence TTGCGTCATATCTCCTGGATCGTCACCCTGCCGGTGGCCCTCGTCGCGATCCTGTTCGCGATCTCCAACCGCGGCATCGTGACCCTGTCGCTGTGGCCGCTGCCCTTCACGCTCGACACCCCGGTCTATCTGGCCGCGCTGGTGGCGCTGCTGCTGGGCTTCCTGGCCGGCGGCTTCATCGTCTGGAACAGCCAGCGCCGCCACCGCCGCCGCGCCCGGCGCGAGGGCAACCGCGTGCTGTATCTGGAGCGCGAGCTGAAGGAGGCCCAGGCCCGCGCCGCCGCCGCCGAGAAGCGGCTGGCCGAGAGCACCCGTCCGGTCTCCGGCCCGCTGCCGGGCTCCAGCGGCGGGCTGCCGGTCCCGGCGGCCGAGACCAGCGCGCCGACGGTTCATTGA
- the ihfB gene encoding integration host factor subunit beta: MTKSELIQRLAERNPHLYQRDIEKIVGTIFDEITEALARGDRVELRGFGAFSIKKRDARTGRNPRTGESVDVGEKCIPFFKTGKQLRERLNTD, from the coding sequence ATGACCAAGTCGGAACTGATCCAGCGGCTGGCGGAACGCAATCCGCATCTGTACCAGCGCGACATCGAGAAGATCGTCGGCACCATCTTCGATGAGATCACGGAAGCGCTGGCGCGCGGCGACCGGGTGGAACTGCGCGGCTTCGGCGCCTTCTCCATCAAGAAGCGGGACGCGCGCACGGGTCGCAACCCCCGGACCGGAGAATCGGTTGACGTCGGCGAGAAATGCATTCCCTTCTTCAAGACCGGCAAGCAGCTCCGGGAACGTCTGAACACGGACTGA
- a CDS encoding pentapeptide repeat-containing protein, which produces MAQDGKSRIRLTQDQLDRVCERHVRFAEGRPNGARANLPFFDLSGLSLAGRNLTGAHLAGAILRDADLRGAILDHADLYGADLRGADLSDARLFRTDMRGANVRGARLDGATMVEVDLRDGSMVNRNSAGELKVVGFDPGPADMASARLTNADMARAKLSGSFARAADFTNTRLAGARLDRTDLRDANFSGADLRGADLNGSDLRGAILDGASLDEAGLEQAIRTDEQARSARQVQQQAQAAEPEPETAVELPALPAEQLDGMLRQHMIWLGTSGKQGSQLDLTGLNLEGADLTGKILTLAKGSGARLRHARLNGAQLQAAQFDGADLRSADLSRADLRGVKLDRAILIDSRLDGANLGMLLVSAGAKVMRASLVRARLAGASLAETNLKGSDLTLADLTGCDRSSAVLEGAILEGTRLGGA; this is translated from the coding sequence ATGGCGCAAGACGGCAAATCCCGCATCCGCCTGACCCAGGACCAGCTCGACCGCGTGTGCGAGCGCCATGTCCGGTTCGCCGAGGGGCGGCCGAACGGCGCCCGCGCCAACCTGCCCTTCTTCGACCTGTCGGGCCTGTCGCTGGCCGGTCGCAACCTGACGGGCGCCCATCTGGCCGGCGCCATCCTGCGCGACGCCGACCTGCGCGGCGCGATCCTCGACCATGCCGACCTCTATGGCGCCGACCTGCGGGGAGCGGACCTCTCCGACGCTCGGCTGTTCCGCACCGACATGCGCGGCGCCAACGTGCGTGGCGCCCGGCTGGACGGCGCCACCATGGTTGAGGTCGATCTGCGCGACGGCAGCATGGTCAACCGCAACAGCGCCGGCGAACTGAAGGTGGTGGGCTTCGATCCCGGCCCGGCCGACATGGCGTCGGCCCGGCTGACCAACGCCGACATGGCGCGGGCCAAGCTGTCGGGCAGCTTCGCGCGGGCGGCCGACTTCACCAACACCCGGCTGGCCGGCGCCCGGCTCGACCGCACCGACCTGCGCGACGCCAACTTCTCCGGCGCCGACCTGCGCGGGGCGGATCTCAACGGTTCCGACCTGCGCGGCGCCATCCTGGACGGGGCCAGCCTGGACGAAGCCGGCCTGGAACAGGCGATCCGCACCGACGAGCAGGCCAGGTCCGCCCGGCAGGTGCAGCAGCAGGCACAGGCGGCCGAACCGGAACCGGAAACAGCCGTCGAGTTGCCGGCTCTCCCGGCCGAGCAGCTCGACGGCATGCTGCGCCAGCACATGATCTGGCTGGGCACCAGCGGCAAGCAGGGATCCCAGCTCGACCTGACGGGGCTGAACCTGGAGGGGGCCGACCTGACCGGCAAGATCCTGACGCTGGCCAAGGGAAGCGGCGCCCGGCTGCGTCATGCCCGTCTGAACGGCGCCCAACTGCAGGCCGCCCAGTTCGACGGCGCCGATCTGCGCTCGGCCGATCTCAGCCGAGCCGACCTGCGCGGGGTGAAGCTGGACCGCGCCATCCTGATCGACAGCCGGCTGGATGGCGCCAACCTGGGCATGCTGCTGGTCAGCGCCGGGGCCAAGGTGATGCGGGCCTCGCTGGTGCGGGCACGTCTGGCCGGCGCCTCGCTGGCCGAGACCAACCTGAAGGGCAGCGACCTGACACTGGCCGACCTGACCGGCTGCGACCGCTCCTCGGCCGTGTTGGAGGGCGCCATCCTGGAGGGGACGCGGCTGGGCGGGGCCTGA
- a CDS encoding Do family serine endopeptidase: protein MKAVVRPVVFAAAVGMAALAGGALVAPADSALGRAGSALGLAASPAAAALPLGAVGGGTIAPMLEQVTPAVVNISVLSQAPQAENPLLRDPFFRRFFNLPDQMPQGRPQVSAGSGVIVDAANGYVVTNSHVVENAQEIAVTLKDRRRLRAKLIGRDAATDIALLQIKADSLTALPLGDSDRAKVGDFVVAIGNPFGLGQTVTSGIVSALGRSGLKIEGYEDFIQTDASINPGNSGGALVNFQGELIGINTAIIGPAGGSVGIGFAVPVTIVRSVMEQLREYGEVRRGRLGVAIQDLTPDLAESLNLKGDEGALIAKIERGSPADSGGLRSGDVVVAVDGRAIRSATDFRNRIGLLRVGTPVQLTVVRNGGQKSVTVRTQR, encoded by the coding sequence ATGAAAGCGGTGGTGCGTCCGGTGGTGTTTGCGGCTGCGGTCGGGATGGCTGCGCTTGCCGGCGGCGCGCTGGTCGCACCGGCCGATTCGGCACTGGGCCGGGCCGGGTCCGCGCTCGGGCTGGCCGCCTCGCCCGCCGCGGCGGCGCTGCCGCTGGGCGCCGTCGGCGGCGGCACCATCGCGCCGATGCTGGAGCAGGTGACCCCGGCGGTGGTGAACATCTCGGTGCTGAGCCAGGCGCCCCAGGCGGAAAACCCGCTGCTGCGCGATCCCTTCTTCCGCCGCTTCTTCAACCTGCCGGACCAGATGCCGCAGGGCCGGCCGCAGGTCAGCGCCGGGTCCGGCGTGATCGTCGACGCCGCCAACGGCTATGTCGTCACCAACAGCCATGTGGTGGAGAACGCGCAGGAGATCGCGGTCACGCTGAAGGACCGCCGCCGCCTGCGCGCCAAGCTGATCGGCCGCGACGCCGCCACCGACATCGCGCTGCTGCAGATCAAGGCGGACAGCCTGACCGCCCTGCCGCTCGGCGACTCGGATCGCGCCAAGGTCGGCGATTTCGTCGTCGCCATCGGCAACCCGTTCGGGCTGGGCCAGACCGTGACCTCCGGCATCGTCTCCGCGCTCGGCCGCAGCGGGCTGAAGATCGAGGGCTACGAGGACTTCATCCAGACCGACGCCTCGATCAACCCCGGCAATTCCGGCGGCGCGCTGGTCAATTTCCAGGGCGAGCTGATCGGCATCAACACCGCCATCATCGGCCCGGCCGGCGGATCGGTCGGCATCGGCTTCGCCGTTCCGGTCACCATCGTCCGTTCGGTGATGGAGCAGTTGCGCGAGTATGGCGAGGTGCGGCGCGGCCGGCTGGGCGTCGCCATCCAGGATCTGACGCCCGATCTGGCGGAAAGCCTGAACCTGAAGGGCGACGAGGGCGCGCTGATCGCCAAGATCGAACGCGGATCGCCCGCCGACAGCGGCGGTCTGCGCAGCGGCGACGTTGTGGTGGCGGTCGACGGCCGGGCCATCCGCAGCGCCACCGATTTCCGCAACCGCATCGGTCTTCTGCGCGTCGGCACGCCGGTGCAGTTGACGGTGGTGCGCAACGGCGGGCAAAAGTCGGTGACCGTCCGCACCCAGCGCTAG
- the mtnA gene encoding S-methyl-5-thioribose-1-phosphate isomerase — protein sequence MRIDGTAYRTIWPEGGGAVAIIDQTRLPHDFAVVRLTGLEEAAHAIRAMLVRGAPLIGAAAAYGVALALRSDASDRGLERACATLLATRPTAVNLRWALERMRGLLAPLPESRRVEAAEAEAAAIADEDVEINRAIGLHGAALIRAAAERKKPGEPVNVLTHCNAGWLATVDWGTALAPVYAAFEQGIPLHVWVDETRPRNQGASLTAWELKHHGVPHTVIADNVGGHLMQHGKVDLCIVGTDRTTATGDVCNKIGTYLKALAAHDNGVPFYVGLPSPTIDWTIADGVREIPIEERDGREVSELTGRTADGRIETVRVTPDGSPVANFAFDVTPARLVSGLITERGVCAASRDGLLGLFPERA from the coding sequence ATGCGGATCGACGGGACAGCCTATCGCACCATCTGGCCGGAAGGCGGGGGAGCCGTCGCCATCATCGACCAAACCCGCCTGCCGCATGACTTCGCGGTCGTCCGCCTGACCGGCCTGGAGGAGGCCGCCCACGCCATCCGCGCCATGCTGGTGCGCGGCGCCCCGCTGATCGGCGCCGCCGCCGCCTATGGCGTGGCGCTGGCCCTGCGCAGCGACGCCAGCGACCGGGGGCTGGAGCGTGCCTGCGCCACCCTGCTGGCGACCCGGCCGACCGCGGTCAACCTGCGCTGGGCGCTGGAGCGCATGCGCGGCCTGCTGGCGCCTCTTCCCGAGTCGCGGCGCGTCGAGGCGGCCGAGGCGGAAGCGGCGGCCATCGCCGACGAGGATGTGGAGATCAACCGCGCCATCGGCCTGCACGGCGCGGCATTGATCCGCGCCGCGGCGGAGCGCAAAAAGCCGGGCGAGCCGGTGAATGTGCTGACCCACTGCAACGCCGGCTGGCTCGCCACCGTCGATTGGGGCACGGCGCTTGCCCCGGTCTACGCCGCCTTCGAGCAGGGCATCCCGCTGCATGTCTGGGTCGACGAGACGCGCCCGCGCAACCAGGGCGCCAGCCTGACCGCCTGGGAACTGAAGCATCACGGCGTCCCCCACACCGTCATCGCCGACAATGTCGGCGGCCATCTGATGCAGCATGGCAAGGTCGACCTGTGCATCGTCGGCACCGACCGCACGACGGCGACAGGCGACGTCTGCAACAAGATCGGCACCTACCTGAAGGCGCTGGCCGCCCACGACAATGGCGTGCCCTTCTATGTCGGGCTGCCGTCGCCGACCATCGACTGGACCATCGCCGACGGTGTGCGGGAGATTCCCATCGAGGAGCGCGACGGCCGCGAGGTCAGCGAGTTGACCGGCCGCACCGCCGACGGGCGCATCGAGACGGTGCGCGTCACCCCCGACGGCAGTCCTGTCGCCAATTTCGCCTTCGATGTAACGCCGGCGCGGCTGGTGAGCGGCCTGATCACCGAGCGCGGCGTCTGCGCCGCGTCGCGCGACGGGCTGCTCGGGCTGTTTCCGGAGCGGGCGTAG
- a CDS encoding sensor histidine kinase, protein MVSDTMPLRALRSKSSPLYRLPGSALVLIACTAAVLLTVGLSAVFAWRDRNEAVQQATGVAGNIGLLAAEHAARLIETGDLLLTQTATLAGSAGTPLPDDQATRDRMALLAASAPHMVGLEIRDATGALRLSSLPDALPAAAPALRPDGRAIGDGRMGGRAVVTLAQPLPGSTPRGWAVAGLDARAFRDVYRALDVGYGHSISILKPDGTPLLREPEGGGTMGGRKGDDDTASHVDDITVSRPIGDTGLSAVVTIATGSVLQRWTERLWIYAAFAAAACATVAVIGALAIQRARREREAEDALQHAYDTLEEHVHQRTAQLERANAQLEAAVTDKEVLLKEVQHRVKNNLQVICSLLRLQAARIDEQARRGFDESLRRIQTMSLLHELLHRSDEPAHINFADALRQMCDGLVRSDNPTAARLELETEDWIVDADRATPLAIATSELVSNALLHAFPHGHPGIVRVLLEREENGMRLIVRDNGVGLPAGMPSQHKRPSRGGASSGLGLNLVQALSHQAGATLKIERDGGTIFTLTIPNLPVRQQARNAA, encoded by the coding sequence ATGGTTTCCGACACGATGCCGTTGCGCGCTCTGCGTTCCAAATCCTCCCCGCTCTACAGGCTGCCCGGTTCGGCGCTTGTCCTGATCGCCTGCACCGCGGCCGTTCTGCTGACAGTCGGGCTGTCGGCCGTCTTCGCCTGGCGCGACCGCAACGAGGCGGTCCAACAGGCGACCGGGGTCGCCGGCAACATCGGGCTTCTGGCGGCGGAGCATGCCGCCCGGCTGATCGAGACGGGCGACCTGCTGCTGACCCAGACGGCGACGCTGGCCGGATCCGCCGGCACCCCTCTGCCCGACGACCAGGCAACGCGCGACCGCATGGCGCTGCTGGCGGCCAGCGCCCCCCATATGGTGGGGCTGGAGATCCGGGACGCGACCGGCGCCCTGCGGCTGTCGAGCCTGCCCGACGCGCTCCCCGCCGCCGCACCGGCACTGAGGCCCGACGGCCGGGCCATCGGCGACGGCCGGATGGGCGGCCGGGCGGTGGTCACGCTGGCGCAGCCGCTTCCCGGCAGCACGCCGCGCGGCTGGGCGGTCGCCGGGCTGGACGCCCGCGCCTTCCGAGACGTCTACCGCGCGCTCGACGTCGGCTATGGCCACAGCATCTCCATCCTGAAGCCGGACGGCACGCCGCTTCTGCGCGAGCCGGAGGGTGGCGGCACCATGGGCGGGCGCAAGGGCGACGACGACACGGCAAGCCATGTCGACGACATCACCGTGAGTCGTCCGATCGGCGACACCGGCCTGTCGGCCGTGGTGACGATCGCCACCGGCAGCGTTCTGCAGCGCTGGACGGAGCGGCTGTGGATCTATGCCGCCTTCGCCGCGGCGGCGTGCGCCACTGTGGCGGTGATCGGCGCGCTCGCCATCCAGCGCGCCCGGCGCGAGCGCGAGGCGGAGGACGCCCTCCAGCACGCCTACGACACGCTGGAGGAGCATGTCCACCAGCGCACCGCCCAGCTGGAGCGCGCCAACGCCCAGCTGGAGGCCGCTGTGACCGACAAGGAGGTGCTGCTGAAGGAGGTCCAGCACCGGGTGAAGAACAACCTTCAGGTCATCTGCAGCCTGCTGCGCCTGCAGGCCGCCCGCATCGACGAACAGGCCCGCCGCGGCTTCGACGAGAGCCTGCGCCGCATCCAGACCATGAGCCTGCTGCACGAGCTGCTCCACCGGTCCGACGAGCCGGCCCACATCAACTTCGCCGACGCGTTGCGCCAGATGTGCGACGGTCTGGTCCGTTCGGACAACCCGACCGCCGCCCGGCTGGAGCTGGAGACGGAGGATTGGATCGTCGATGCCGACCGCGCCACGCCGCTGGCCATCGCCACCAGCGAGCTGGTTTCCAATGCCCTGCTGCACGCCTTCCCGCATGGCCATCCCGGCATCGTCCGGGTCCTGCTGGAGCGGGAGGAGAACGGAATGCGGCTGATCGTGCGCGACAACGGGGTCGGCCTGCCCGCGGGGATGCCGAGCCAGCACAAGCGCCCCAGCCGCGGCGGGGCCAGCAGCGGGCTGGGCCTGAATCTGGTCCAGGCCCTGTCGCATCAGGCAGGCGCCACCCTGAAGATCGAACGGGACGGCGGAACCATCTTCACCCTGACCATCCCCAACCTGCCGGTCCGCCAGCAGGCCAGGAACGCGGCATAA
- a CDS encoding Dps family protein, whose amino-acid sequence MKIDIGISDADRKSIAEGLSKVLADTFALYIKTHSFHWNVTGPMFNTLHTMFMTQYTELWTALDEIAERIRALGYPAPGSFSQFAEMASIKEEVGVPKANDMIRQLVEGHEAAARTIRSVFPLAEQGSDEPTADLLTQRLQIHDKTAWMLRSMLE is encoded by the coding sequence ATGAAGATCGACATCGGGATCTCGGACGCAGACCGCAAGTCCATTGCCGAAGGGCTGAGCAAGGTTCTGGCCGACACCTTCGCGCTCTATATCAAGACCCATTCGTTCCACTGGAACGTGACCGGGCCGATGTTCAACACGCTCCACACCATGTTCATGACCCAGTATACGGAGCTGTGGACCGCGCTGGACGAGATCGCGGAGCGCATCCGCGCGCTGGGCTATCCGGCGCCGGGCAGCTTCTCGCAGTTCGCGGAGATGGCCTCGATCAAGGAAGAGGTCGGCGTTCCGAAGGCGAACGACATGATCCGCCAACTGGTCGAAGGCCATGAGGCCGCCGCCCGCACCATCCGCAGCGTCTTCCCGCTGGCCGAGCAGGGCAGCGACGAGCCGACCGCCGACCTGCTGACCCAGCGCCTGCAGATCCACGACAAGACCGCCTGGATGCTGCGCAGCATGCTGGAGTAG
- a CDS encoding methyl-accepting chemotaxis protein, with protein sequence MSGGVFARLSGLSVAGRVFAAPLMGIVLTVAALVLADRESEQALGAVDGIHSEAAERLGRIDRLVAIAYVIHSDVSRHLALSGSGIEEAKLQAMRDAIAANLGKARTEIAELRALPLAEAERAMLDEVSARLGTYAKAVDEMNQMAAIDRLIGIPMMAHTDDQFAALTAKVMETQAAIGRSTAAATQATRDATGAARRDFALVMGGLLLAMMAAGLVLARSITRPLQQLSRTTTELAAGRLDGVVEGGWMRNEIGAMARALEVFQTNAREVERLTADQQRQKAEAEAEKHRAIQELADLFEARVAEVVQQVGAGAHQVRSNAAGMLERADSANRQAATVAAASAQAGSSVQTAAAATEEMSASIAEIGAQVRRSFDMVRGAVRAVEETDGHVVGLSDAAHRIGEIVGLINSIAAQTNLLALNATIEAARAGEAGKGFAVVASEVKSLANQTAKATEDIGTQIAAMQQVTGAAVAAIRGVGETVVGIDEIVGSIAGAMEQQAAATGEITRNVQEAAAGTSDVSRTITAVSASASETGTAAGEVLRAAELLDGQAVTLSREVKHFIGRLRAG encoded by the coding sequence ATGAGCGGCGGTGTCTTTGCGCGTCTGTCGGGCCTGTCGGTGGCGGGCCGGGTGTTCGCGGCGCCCTTGATGGGGATCGTCCTGACGGTGGCGGCTCTGGTCCTGGCCGACCGCGAGTCGGAACAGGCGCTCGGCGCCGTGGACGGAATCCACAGCGAGGCGGCGGAGCGGCTTGGCCGCATCGACCGGCTGGTCGCCATCGCCTATGTCATCCACAGCGACGTGTCGCGGCATCTGGCCCTGTCCGGATCGGGCATCGAGGAGGCGAAGCTGCAGGCCATGCGCGACGCCATCGCCGCGAACCTGGGCAAGGCGCGCACCGAGATCGCGGAACTGCGCGCCCTGCCGCTGGCCGAGGCGGAGCGCGCGATGCTGGACGAGGTGTCGGCACGGCTCGGCACCTATGCCAAGGCGGTCGACGAGATGAACCAGATGGCGGCCATCGACCGCCTGATCGGCATCCCGATGATGGCCCACACCGACGACCAGTTCGCCGCCCTGACGGCCAAGGTGATGGAGACGCAGGCCGCCATCGGCCGCTCCACCGCCGCCGCCACCCAGGCCACCCGCGACGCCACCGGCGCGGCGCGGCGCGATTTCGCGCTGGTGATGGGCGGGCTGCTGCTGGCGATGATGGCGGCCGGGCTGGTGCTCGCCCGTTCGATCACCCGGCCGTTGCAGCAACTCTCGCGCACCACGACGGAACTCGCCGCCGGCCGGCTGGACGGGGTGGTCGAGGGCGGCTGGATGCGCAACGAGATCGGCGCCATGGCCCGTGCGCTGGAGGTGTTCCAGACCAACGCCCGCGAGGTGGAACGGTTGACCGCCGACCAGCAGCGTCAGAAGGCGGAGGCCGAAGCCGAGAAGCACCGGGCCATCCAGGAGCTGGCCGACCTGTTCGAGGCCCGTGTGGCGGAGGTGGTTCAGCAGGTTGGGGCCGGCGCCCATCAGGTGCGCAGCAACGCCGCCGGCATGCTGGAGCGCGCGGACAGCGCCAACCGGCAGGCTGCCACGGTCGCCGCCGCCAGCGCCCAGGCGGGCTCCAGCGTTCAGACCGCCGCCGCAGCGACGGAGGAGATGTCGGCCTCCATCGCCGAGATCGGCGCCCAGGTCCGCCGCTCCTTCGACATGGTGCGCGGCGCCGTGCGGGCGGTGGAGGAGACCGACGGCCATGTCGTCGGCCTGTCCGACGCCGCCCACCGCATCGGCGAGATCGTCGGTCTGATCAATTCCATCGCGGCGCAGACCAATCTGCTGGCGCTGAACGCGACCATCGAGGCGGCGCGGGCGGGGGAGGCCGGCAAGGGCTTCGCCGTCGTGGCGAGCGAGGTGAAGAGCCTCGCCAACCAGACGGCCAAGGCGACCGAGGACATCGGCACCCAGATCGCTGCCATGCAGCAGGTGACCGGCGCCGCCGTCGCGGCCATCCGCGGAGTGGGCGAGACGGTGGTCGGCATCGACGAAATCGTCGGTTCCATCGCCGGGGCCATGGAACAGCAGGCCGCCGCCACCGGGGAAATCACCCGCAACGTGCAGGAGGCGGCCGCCGGCACCAGCGACGTGTCCCGCACCATCACCGCCGTATCCGCCAGCGCAAGCGAGACCGGCACCGCCGCCGGCGAGGTCCTGCGCGCGGCGGAACTGCTCGACGGGCAGGCGGTGACTCTGAGCCGCGAGGTCAAGCACTTCATCGGGCGGTTGCGTGCGGGGTGA
- a CDS encoding cache domain-containing protein has protein sequence MRLWFRLLVAGVIAAGTAVSTPMTTPAAAQSVKPTQEDAKSITLKAAELIAAQGLDEAAKAFNADGPFKHGEIYVNVVDFAGVWKVYPPRPAGVGQSVINVKDPDGRFIVQDVLAVAKDKGEGWVEYRWLNPASNRIEPKITYVKRVPGQDLVAYVGIYK, from the coding sequence ATGCGCCTGTGGTTTCGTTTGCTGGTGGCCGGCGTGATCGCCGCCGGGACTGCCGTCTCCACCCCGATGACCACCCCCGCCGCGGCACAGTCGGTCAAGCCGACGCAGGAGGACGCGAAGTCCATCACCCTGAAGGCGGCGGAGCTGATCGCCGCCCAGGGGCTGGACGAGGCCGCCAAGGCCTTCAACGCCGACGGTCCGTTCAAGCACGGCGAGATCTACGTCAACGTCGTCGATTTCGCCGGGGTGTGGAAGGTCTATCCGCCGCGTCCGGCCGGCGTCGGCCAGAGCGTCATCAATGTCAAGGACCCGGACGGCCGTTTCATCGTCCAGGATGTGCTGGCCGTCGCCAAGGACAAGGGCGAGGGCTGGGTCGAGTATCGCTGGCTGAACCCCGCCAGCAACAGGATCGAGCCGAAGATCACCTACGTGAAGCGCGTGCCCGGCCAGGATCTGGTCGCCTATGTCGGCATCTACAAGTGA